In one window of Acaryochloris thomasi RCC1774 DNA:
- a CDS encoding DUF2808 domain-containing protein: MRPYSLLSAFLLGGAVLITQPTELVAREERGPLEGSEVNQIAKASTILLEGQNPGSGVVVGQEGSTYYVLTAQHVVATEDEYAIVTPDGQTYPLDYGAIQKIPDVDLAIVPFTSGKAYSVAKLGNSDDVTEGDRIFIAGWPAAGRAIPHIYQLTSGEVSGISRRPIAGGYGLVYTNVTRAGMSGGPVFNSSGQVIGIHGLAEGRQVVLPGYDGDSSVIKAGFNLGIPINTFVRLAQQTRLAPAAGSSSTAPVASPSPVPTRPTPLPTASLTETTPLTQVIQAPVLPAKKPSRVAFVQPPRLLKATTSDRIARNLGATYSLVIDLPATAAAPLQQVDLILKQGVQYPRFKAKGIAAYEGSKRRGPKLPLGLIVNDPPSRTVTIAFDPPVQPGRQFTLAVRPVRNPSVGTYLFEVRGFPEGEVKDSTYLGLARLDFVRSSPGK, from the coding sequence ATGCGTCCTTATTCTCTGCTGTCGGCATTCTTACTAGGGGGAGCCGTCTTGATCACCCAGCCTACTGAGTTAGTCGCACGAGAAGAACGGGGTCCGCTAGAAGGCTCGGAGGTCAATCAAATTGCTAAAGCCTCTACTATTTTGTTGGAGGGGCAAAATCCTGGTTCTGGTGTGGTCGTGGGGCAAGAAGGGAGTACCTACTATGTGCTAACGGCTCAGCATGTGGTAGCTACAGAGGATGAATATGCGATCGTGACACCAGATGGTCAAACCTATCCCCTTGACTATGGAGCCATTCAAAAAATACCGGATGTTGATCTGGCTATTGTCCCATTCACGAGCGGCAAAGCCTATTCGGTGGCGAAATTAGGGAATTCAGACGACGTAACGGAGGGCGATCGCATCTTTATTGCCGGATGGCCTGCAGCAGGGCGAGCGATTCCCCATATCTATCAGCTCACCAGCGGTGAAGTTTCAGGCATTTCTCGGCGGCCCATTGCGGGTGGCTATGGGCTGGTATACACCAACGTCACCCGTGCGGGCATGAGTGGCGGTCCCGTTTTTAACAGTAGCGGTCAAGTCATTGGCATTCATGGACTGGCTGAAGGACGTCAAGTGGTACTACCGGGCTACGATGGCGACTCCAGCGTTATTAAAGCAGGATTTAATTTAGGCATTCCCATCAACACTTTTGTCCGGTTGGCGCAGCAGACCCGGTTAGCCCCTGCAGCAGGTTCCTCTTCGACTGCCCCTGTCGCTAGCCCATCCCCCGTACCGACGAGACCCACGCCATTGCCCACAGCGTCGCTCACTGAAACGACACCGCTTACGCAGGTGATTCAGGCTCCGGTTTTGCCTGCCAAGAAGCCGTCTAGGGTTGCCTTTGTGCAGCCCCCAAGACTCCTTAAGGCCACTACTAGCGATCGCATTGCCAGGAACTTAGGAGCAACCTATTCCCTAGTTATTGATTTACCGGCCACAGCCGCAGCACCGCTGCAGCAGGTTGATCTGATCCTGAAGCAGGGCGTCCAGTACCCACGGTTCAAGGCAAAGGGTATTGCCGCCTATGAAGGCTCCAAGCGACGTGGGCCAAAGCTGCCCTTAGGTTTGATCGTGAACGATCCACCCAGCCGTACCGTGACGATTGCTTTTGATCCGCCCGTCCAGCCAGGACGACAGTTCACGTTGGCCGTGCGCCCTGTGCGTAACCCCAGTGTCGGCACCTACCTGTTTGAGGTCAGAGGATTCCCAGAAGGTGAAGTGAAGGACAGCACGTATTTGGGGCTGGCTCGCCTTGATTTTGTGCGCAGTTCACCTGGGAAATAG
- a CDS encoding SDR family NAD(P)-dependent oxidoreductase — protein sequence MFLLTDKIAVVTGGASGIGEAVVQRFLAAGATVYSIDRVDAAVDGAKALVGDVSQEADIVRLLETVAAASGRIDILINNAGVQPLGIPFSELTEQTLRLTFEVNVNGVAFGVKHAPNFMPETGGRIINTSSFVGLIGIPLGSAYAVSKAAVVQITKCAAIELAVKGITVNAIAPGTVLTPAVTNIPDNPEIPFVSRRTPLGRLAKSEEIAAAFHFLASDEAAYITGAILPVDGGITAGWESYDLPPPDPRFTT from the coding sequence ATGTTTTTGCTAACCGATAAAATTGCTGTGGTCACAGGCGGGGCTTCTGGCATCGGAGAAGCGGTGGTACAGCGATTCCTGGCAGCAGGCGCGACTGTTTACTCCATCGATCGGGTCGATGCCGCTGTTGATGGCGCTAAGGCGCTGGTGGGCGATGTTTCTCAAGAAGCAGACATTGTGCGACTGCTAGAGACTGTGGCAGCGGCCTCTGGTCGCATCGACATCTTGATCAATAATGCAGGCGTACAGCCTCTGGGGATTCCGTTCTCTGAACTCACTGAGCAAACACTTCGTCTCACCTTTGAGGTCAACGTCAATGGCGTCGCTTTTGGTGTCAAACACGCGCCTAACTTTATGCCCGAAACCGGTGGTCGGATTATCAATACCTCATCCTTTGTTGGCCTAATTGGTATACCACTGGGTTCTGCCTACGCCGTCTCGAAGGCTGCGGTGGTGCAGATTACGAAATGTGCCGCTATTGAATTGGCGGTGAAAGGTATTACGGTAAATGCGATCGCACCTGGCACCGTCCTCACCCCAGCCGTGACCAATATCCCCGATAACCCCGAGATTCCGTTCGTCTCCCGCCGAACCCCCTTAGGGCGGCTGGCAAAGTCTGAAGAAATCGCTGCTGCTTTCCATTTTCTCGCCTCAGATGAAGCCGCCTATATTACCGGCGCAATTCTGCCCGTCGATGGTGGCATCACCGCCGGTTGGGAGAGCTATGACTTACCGCCTCCCGATCCACGGTTCACAACGTGA
- a CDS encoding aromatic ring-hydroxylating oxygenase subunit alpha, translating into MVSRIQPKLHSIEAINAAILESASTGLENAFTLPASAYTSAEYFEYELETIFKQEWLCIAHVSQIPKLGNYLSLDVLGEPVMVVRAKDNVVRVLSRVCPHRAMDIMPQGFGYDERGKVRGFMCPYHSWTFDLSGQLKGAPAMQKTCDFSLKDHSLIEFRSEIWEGFIFMTFNSEAEPVATQLADLHTQISPWNMASMDIVAELEWDLDVNWKNMIENWMEPYHHMGIHVKTLQTMMPATGCWTDEYHPHYTRAHLPYRQSLIDSIKEAEAKGEHYGTFPPIPNLPEAYRYEWTVHVGYPDYLMLTGPNCALWYRMLPISAEKIHLVTTILVTKEAQAHPDFEQHLAEETQALKDFHCEDIEVCTAVQRGFNSIAFQHGRMSYLEKPVYQIQCYLADRIRATGNVPAVFLEALA; encoded by the coding sequence ATGGTCAGTCGTATTCAACCTAAGCTGCACAGCATCGAAGCCATCAACGCCGCCATTCTTGAATCTGCGTCAACCGGCTTAGAAAACGCCTTTACGCTGCCCGCTAGCGCCTACACCTCGGCAGAATACTTTGAGTACGAACTCGAAACGATCTTTAAACAGGAATGGCTCTGCATCGCCCATGTTTCCCAGATCCCAAAACTGGGAAATTATCTCAGCCTTGATGTGCTCGGTGAGCCAGTGATGGTCGTGCGGGCTAAAGATAACGTAGTTCGTGTCCTGTCTCGCGTCTGCCCCCATCGAGCTATGGACATTATGCCGCAGGGGTTTGGCTACGACGAGCGAGGTAAGGTCCGAGGCTTCATGTGCCCCTACCATAGCTGGACCTTTGACCTGAGCGGACAGCTCAAGGGCGCACCCGCGATGCAGAAGACCTGTGATTTCAGCCTCAAAGATCACAGCCTGATTGAGTTTCGCAGCGAAATCTGGGAAGGCTTTATCTTCATGACCTTCAACTCTGAGGCTGAACCCGTTGCCACTCAGCTTGCCGACTTGCACACCCAGATTTCCCCCTGGAACATGGCGAGCATGGACATTGTCGCCGAGCTGGAATGGGACCTCGACGTGAACTGGAAGAACATGATCGAGAACTGGATGGAGCCTTACCATCACATGGGAATTCATGTCAAAACGCTGCAGACTATGATGCCCGCTACTGGCTGCTGGACCGATGAGTATCATCCCCACTACACAAGGGCACATCTGCCCTATCGGCAAAGCCTCATCGACTCAATCAAGGAAGCTGAGGCCAAGGGAGAACACTACGGCACCTTCCCTCCGATTCCAAACCTGCCAGAGGCGTACAGGTACGAGTGGACTGTGCACGTGGGTTATCCAGACTACCTGATGCTCACAGGGCCGAACTGCGCACTCTGGTATCGTATGCTGCCGATCAGCGCCGAGAAAATTCATCTCGTCACCACAATTTTGGTCACGAAGGAGGCCCAGGCCCACCCCGATTTCGAGCAGCATCTGGCTGAAGAGACGCAGGCTCTGAAGGACTTTCATTGCGAAGATATTGAGGTTTGCACTGCGGTTCAGCGAGGGTTTAACTCCATCGCCTTCCAGCATGGGCGGATGAGCTACCTAGAAAAGCCGGTCTACCAAATTCAGTGCTATCTCGCCGACCGCATCCGGGCCACCGGAAACGTTCCCGCCGTATTTCTGGAGGCTTTAGCGTGA
- a CDS encoding substrate-binding domain-containing protein: MSKRTVVYVMPLPPGLHPGMDTVAHGIAHGLEGTDTVLRILPADLRNPHYAVEQSQAIIAATEAKVDGICLFTLDEQEPAPAVWRAIGKNIPVIALHKPAFPVTATVAVPNFYHGLFLTQFLARSVHENARVAIIGGPPILDDQELVEGLIEGAQRCKFELLNNPHDLACRNVSDVAGAGAGTARHVLDTYADLEALIVFNDETLLDVLPVLKERGLLGKLPVISRNGSPAAVEAVRRGDSLATYDYGLTEMGIAAGEIFTDIFLKDVDPEDIVVCPTYGRIINEETAETYIPWSERAPEIALVTGLGS, encoded by the coding sequence GTGAGCAAACGGACGGTTGTATACGTCATGCCACTACCACCCGGCTTGCATCCGGGCATGGATACGGTCGCCCACGGAATTGCTCATGGGTTGGAAGGGACTGACACCGTACTGCGTATTCTCCCGGCAGATCTACGCAATCCACACTATGCGGTTGAACAAAGTCAGGCAATCATTGCTGCGACGGAGGCTAAGGTTGATGGTATTTGCCTCTTCACTCTCGACGAACAGGAGCCAGCGCCCGCAGTTTGGCGAGCGATTGGGAAGAATATTCCGGTGATTGCACTGCACAAACCCGCCTTTCCGGTGACTGCAACTGTCGCTGTTCCAAATTTCTATCATGGATTGTTTCTCACCCAGTTTCTCGCCCGGAGCGTTCACGAAAATGCTCGTGTCGCTATTATTGGTGGTCCTCCGATCTTGGATGATCAGGAATTGGTTGAAGGACTCATCGAAGGGGCCCAGCGCTGCAAATTCGAGCTTTTGAACAATCCCCACGATCTCGCTTGTCGAAATGTATCTGACGTTGCGGGTGCTGGTGCGGGTACCGCTCGCCATGTTCTTGATACTTACGCCGATCTTGAGGCCTTAATTGTTTTCAATGACGAGACGCTACTGGATGTGTTGCCAGTCCTCAAAGAACGAGGGCTGTTGGGCAAACTCCCGGTCATTTCGCGCAATGGCAGTCCAGCGGCGGTCGAAGCGGTGCGGCGGGGGGATTCGCTCGCGACATATGACTATGGACTCACTGAAATGGGCATTGCAGCGGGCGAGATTTTTACGGATATTTTTCTGAAGGATGTTGATCCAGAAGATATCGTCGTGTGTCCCACCTATGGGCGAATCATTAACGAAGAGACTGCAGAAACTTATATCCCCTGGAGTGAGAGAGCTCCTGAGATCGCACTCGTGACTGGTCTAGGCTCATAG